In the Longimicrobium sp. genome, GCTGCACCCACTGGAGGTGGCGCTGTGGCGCGCCCTGATCGGCGCCGCGCTCTTCGCCATGCACGCCGCCGTCACTCGCAAGGTGCACATCGACCGCGGCGACCGGCTGATGGTGGCCGCATTCGGCGTCGTGGGCGTAGCGGGGCTGCTGGCGTCGTACTCGCAGGCGGTGGACGCGGGCGGGGCCGCGCTCGCGGCGATCCTGCTGTACACGGCGCCGGTGTGGGTGGCGCTGCTCTCCGCCGCATTGCTGGGCGAGCGGATCACCCGCCGCGTGGTGCTCGCGCTGGCCCTGGCGACCGCCGGCGTGGCGGGGATCGCCCTCTCCGGCGGCGGCGGAATCCGGATCACCCCCGCGGCGCTGGGGTGGGGGCTGCTTTCGAGCGTCGCCTATGCCATGTACTACCTGTTCGGCAAGCGCTACTTCGAACGCTACACCACGGCCACACTCTTCATCTACGCGCTTCCCATCGGCGCGCTCACCTTTCTGCCCTTCGTAGACTTCCGCCCGAAGTCCGGCACCGCCTGGGCCGCGCTCGTGTTCCTGGGCGTGGTGCCCACCTACCTCTCGTACGTGTTCTACAGCGCCGGCCTCAAGCGCATCGAGGCCACGCGCGCCGCCACCGTGGCCACCGTCGAGCCGGTCGTGGCGGCCATCGGAGCGTACTTCCTATGGAACGAGCGGCTGAGCCCCGTGGGCTACGCCTGCGCCGCCGTCGTCCTCCTCGGCGTGCTGCTGATGGTGGCCGGGCCCTCACGCACCACGCAGGACGAGCCGCCTCACCCCTGAGCGGCGCCACGCTGGGCCCGCCCCCGCGGAGACACCCGGGCCCGCACGGGCCGGGGCG is a window encoding:
- a CDS encoding DMT family transporter, with protein sequence MTQGRNRLIGTLFVAIAATLWGLMGPVTRTALAAGLHPLEVALWRALIGAALFAMHAAVTRKVHIDRGDRLMVAAFGVVGVAGLLASYSQAVDAGGAALAAILLYTAPVWVALLSAALLGERITRRVVLALALATAGVAGIALSGGGGIRITPAALGWGLLSSVAYAMYYLFGKRYFERYTTATLFIYALPIGALTFLPFVDFRPKSGTAWAALVFLGVVPTYLSYVFYSAGLKRIEATRAATVATVEPVVAAIGAYFLWNERLSPVGYACAAVVLLGVLLMVAGPSRTTQDEPPHP